A genomic segment from Eisenibacter elegans DSM 3317 encodes:
- the purE gene encoding 5-(carboxyamino)imidazole ribonucleotide mutase: MKASDSQQPLVGIIMGSSSDLPVMQAAADILQQFGVPYELTIVSAHRTPERMFSYAQQARERGLKAIIAGAGGAAHLPGMVAAITTLPVIGVPVKSSNSIDGWDSILSILQMPNGIPVATVALNAAKNAGLLAIQMLSTFEDDLAQKLEAYRLEMQEKVEADAQKLEQGRPKLGF, from the coding sequence ATGAAAGCATCTGATTCACAACAACCCCTCGTGGGAATCATTATGGGCAGCAGCTCTGACCTCCCCGTGATGCAAGCCGCTGCCGACATCCTGCAGCAGTTTGGTGTGCCCTATGAATTGACCATCGTTTCGGCACACCGCACCCCCGAGCGTATGTTTAGCTATGCTCAACAAGCCCGTGAGCGTGGCCTCAAAGCCATCATTGCTGGGGCTGGCGGCGCAGCGCACCTGCCCGGAATGGTAGCGGCCATCACTACCTTGCCTGTGATTGGCGTACCGGTCAAATCAAGCAACTCTATCGATGGCTGGGACTCTATCCTCTCTATCTTGCAGATGCCCAATGGCATCCCTGTGGCCACAGTTGCGCTCAATGCGGCCAAAAATGCCGGCTTGCTGGCCATACAAATGCTTTCGACCTTTGAGGATGACCTCGCCCAAAAGCTAGAAGCCTATCGCCTCGAAATGCAGGAAAAAGTAGAAGCCGATGCCCAAAAACTAGAGCAAGGTCGGCCAAAACTTGGGTTTTGA
- a CDS encoding 5-(carboxyamino)imidazole ribonucleotide synthase, with protein MNPTHIGVLGGGQLGKMLLQAAANLNLDIHLLDPDPQAPCRALTPQFEVGSLTDEETVYAFGSRMDLITIEIENVNVRALERLEAEGKKVYPEPRVLRLIQDKRLQKQFYAEHNLPTAPFALIDHPSQLIKYTSWLPAYLKLGREGYDGKGVMRLSSPTDYARAFEAPSLIEQAAPVAKELAVIVARNAQGQTACYPAVEMVFDPQYNLVDYLLAPAQIDEATAAAAQALAVTVIEKLAMTGLLAVEMFLTLDGELWVNEVAPRTHNSGHSSIEGNVTSQFEQHLRAILNLPLGSTKTRSLAAMVNLIGAEGYQGTAYYQGLEEVLALEEVYLHLYGKTITKPGRKMGHITLTADSVEALQQKIAFIKKTLRVISQ; from the coding sequence ATGAACCCTACCCATATAGGAGTTTTGGGAGGTGGGCAACTGGGTAAGATGCTCTTGCAGGCCGCCGCCAACCTCAACCTCGATATTCACCTACTTGACCCCGACCCTCAGGCTCCCTGCCGTGCGCTTACGCCACAGTTTGAAGTAGGGTCGCTGACCGACGAAGAGACTGTCTATGCCTTTGGCAGCCGGATGGATTTGATTACCATCGAAATCGAAAACGTCAATGTCCGAGCGTTAGAACGCCTCGAAGCCGAGGGCAAAAAGGTGTACCCTGAGCCAAGGGTACTGCGCCTTATCCAAGATAAGCGTCTCCAGAAGCAGTTTTATGCCGAACATAACCTGCCAACCGCTCCCTTTGCCCTTATCGACCACCCCTCACAGCTTATCAAGTATACCTCTTGGTTGCCAGCTTATCTCAAGCTGGGACGCGAAGGCTATGACGGCAAAGGGGTGATGCGCTTGAGCAGCCCTACAGATTATGCTCGGGCCTTTGAGGCGCCTTCGTTGATAGAGCAGGCCGCCCCTGTGGCCAAGGAGTTGGCCGTAATTGTAGCACGCAATGCCCAAGGCCAAACCGCCTGCTATCCAGCGGTAGAAATGGTCTTTGACCCACAGTACAACCTCGTGGACTATCTGCTGGCGCCGGCTCAAATCGACGAAGCCACCGCAGCGGCAGCCCAAGCGCTGGCCGTAACAGTAATCGAAAAACTAGCCATGACAGGCTTGTTGGCCGTAGAAATGTTTCTCACACTGGACGGCGAGCTATGGGTCAATGAAGTAGCCCCGCGCACCCACAACAGCGGCCACAGCAGCATCGAAGGCAACGTTACTTCGCAATTCGAACAGCATCTCCGTGCCATTCTCAACTTACCCCTTGGCAGCACCAAAACCCGAAGCCTGGCCGCGATGGTCAACCTCATTGGCGCTGAAGGCTACCAAGGCACGGCCTATTACCAAGGCCTCGAAGAGGTATTGGCACTCGAAGAGGTGTACCTACACCTCTACGGCAAGACCATCACCAAACCTGGGCGCAAGATGGGTCACATTACCCTGACGGCAGACTCAGTAGAGGCGCTCCAACAAAAAATCGCATTCATCAAAAAGACCCTCCGCGTTATCAGCCAATAA
- a CDS encoding polyprenyl synthetase family protein produces MIASEKQRNTPNLKQIQAPIQAEMTVFEDKFRSFVKSKVRLLDAIMSYIVKRKGKQMRPMFVFLTAGAHGQITESTHRGAALIELLHTASLVHDDVVDEANYRRGFFSINALWKNKIAVLVGDYLLSRGLLLSVAHGDYMLLKIVSEAVREMSEGELLQIAKARKLDITEEVYFEIIRQKTASLIASCCAVGASSAGADEEQVKAAGLMGEKIGIAFQIKDDLFDYGNDEIGKPRGIDIKEKKLTLPLIYALNHASAGDKRRIRYILKNQTHKPAKVAEVIEFVRQSGGIAYTEQKMQQYRQEAETMLEALPDSAFKQSLADLIDFTIARRK; encoded by the coding sequence ATGATTGCATCAGAAAAGCAGCGCAACACCCCCAATCTAAAACAAATACAGGCGCCTATTCAGGCGGAGATGACTGTGTTTGAAGATAAATTCCGCTCCTTTGTCAAGAGCAAAGTGCGCCTGCTCGATGCGATTATGAGCTATATCGTTAAGCGCAAAGGTAAACAGATGCGCCCGATGTTTGTCTTTCTGACAGCAGGAGCACACGGCCAAATCACCGAGTCCACACACCGAGGAGCGGCCTTGATAGAACTGCTCCATACAGCTTCGCTCGTACACGACGATGTGGTGGATGAGGCCAACTACCGCCGTGGCTTTTTTTCTATCAATGCGCTTTGGAAAAATAAAATCGCTGTTTTGGTAGGCGATTATCTCCTCTCTCGTGGCCTGCTGCTATCGGTAGCGCATGGGGATTACATGCTACTCAAAATCGTATCAGAAGCCGTGCGCGAAATGAGCGAGGGAGAGCTGTTACAGATAGCCAAAGCCCGCAAACTCGATATCACCGAGGAGGTATATTTTGAAATCATCCGTCAAAAAACGGCTTCACTCATCGCCTCTTGTTGTGCCGTAGGAGCATCTTCTGCCGGAGCAGACGAGGAGCAGGTAAAAGCTGCCGGATTGATGGGCGAAAAAATCGGCATTGCCTTCCAAATCAAAGACGACCTCTTTGACTATGGTAACGATGAGATAGGTAAGCCACGCGGCATTGACATCAAGGAGAAAAAGCTGACCCTGCCCCTTATCTATGCGCTCAACCACGCCTCGGCGGGCGACAAGCGCCGCATCCGCTATATTCTCAAAAACCAAACTCACAAACCGGCTAAAGTGGCCGAGGTGATTGAGTTTGTGCGCCAAAGCGGCGGCATCGCCTATACTGAGCAAAAAATGCAACAATACCGCCAAGAGGCCGAAACAATGCTCGAAGCACTACCAGATTCAGCCTTCAAGCAGTCCTTGGCAGATTTGATTGATTTTACCATCGCCCGCCGCAAATAG
- a CDS encoding enoyl-CoA hydratase/isomerase family protein, whose amino-acid sequence MSNNPFLSITLEGGVKTITFNNPSRKNAISAEGTQELVKALGQCTVDGTRVVVLTGAEGNFCSGADLGGNAMQDPKTYDVTTYLRTGINAAILNIRNMDIPVIAKVRGVAAGVGANFALACDMIYAAPEAMFSQIFTNIGLSSDGGGAFFMLKAMGYPKAFELMATAAKISAPEALELGLINHLCPEAELDATVQAMAERLASGPFVAIQQTKANLREALNGTLESALEAEARNQAKNFRSADFVEGVMAFLQKRKPNFKGE is encoded by the coding sequence ATGAGCAACAATCCATTTTTGAGCATCACCCTTGAGGGCGGGGTTAAGACCATTACCTTCAACAATCCCTCGCGCAAAAACGCCATCAGCGCCGAAGGCACCCAAGAGCTGGTCAAAGCTTTGGGGCAGTGTACGGTAGACGGCACGCGGGTCGTAGTCTTGACAGGTGCGGAAGGCAACTTTTGCAGTGGGGCAGACCTAGGCGGCAATGCCATGCAAGACCCCAAAACCTATGACGTAACCACCTACTTACGCACGGGTATCAATGCGGCTATCCTCAATATCCGCAATATGGACATCCCCGTCATCGCCAAAGTACGTGGGGTGGCTGCCGGCGTAGGCGCAAACTTTGCCCTAGCCTGCGATATGATTTATGCGGCACCAGAAGCGATGTTTAGCCAGATTTTTACCAATATCGGGCTGTCTAGCGATGGCGGCGGGGCTTTCTTTATGCTCAAGGCTATGGGCTATCCCAAGGCTTTCGAATTGATGGCAACAGCAGCCAAAATCTCCGCTCCCGAAGCCCTAGAGTTGGGCCTCATCAACCACTTATGCCCCGAGGCAGAGCTCGACGCTACCGTACAGGCAATGGCTGAGCGCTTGGCCAGCGGCCCCTTTGTGGCCATCCAACAAACCAAGGCCAACTTGCGCGAGGCTCTCAACGGCACGCTCGAATCGGCGCTCGAAGCCGAAGCCCGCAACCAAGCCAAAAATTTCCGCTCCGCCGACTTTGTCGAAGGGGTAATGGCTTTCTTACAAAAACGCAAACCCAACTTCAAAGGAGAATAA
- a CDS encoding DUF427 domain-containing protein, whose product MKAIWNNTVLAESDDTVVVEGNHYFPLEALNQAFFQPSNTQTNCPWKGTASYYTIAVAGATNPDAAWYYPDPKPAAANIKGRVAFWKGVQVVS is encoded by the coding sequence ATGAAGGCTATCTGGAACAATACCGTTCTTGCCGAAAGCGACGATACCGTCGTAGTAGAAGGCAATCACTATTTCCCTTTGGAGGCGCTCAATCAAGCTTTTTTTCAGCCTAGCAACACCCAAACCAACTGTCCTTGGAAGGGCACGGCTTCTTATTATACCATTGCTGTTGCAGGAGCCACCAACCCCGACGCTGCTTGGTATTACCCCGACCCCAAGCCCGCCGCCGCCAATATCAAAGGACGTGTAGCATTCTGGAAGGGGGTTCAAGTAGTTTCTTGA
- the egtB gene encoding ergothioneine biosynthesis protein EgtB, producing MHTDQLISQYQAIRQHSLDLAAPLATEDFVAQPVIDVSPPKWHLAHTTWFFEAFLLCQYLPGYEVFHPRYAYLFNSYYDGMGSRVLRPQRGNMTRPTIDEIRHYRQHVDTHMPQLLAQLPEALIPVVQIGLQHEQQHQELLLTDLKYILGHNPLFPAYREDFEETPAVAQADSAWLEMPEGLYEIGHQGAGFAFDNELPRHKVFLQNYCIAQTLVTNAEYLAFVEDGGYKRYEFWHSDAKAWLQETDIQSPMYWHQLDGQWYRYALKGLEPLPLAAPVTHLSFYEAFAYAEWKGLRLPTEFEWEAAAPQLAQTGLRWEHTYSAYLPYPGYQKPQGALGEYNGKFMVNQMVLRGSSIATPPGHSRRSYRNFFHPHLQWQFNGLRLCQRQY from the coding sequence ATGCACACAGACCAACTCATTTCCCAATACCAAGCTATCCGGCAGCATAGCCTCGACTTGGCAGCCCCCTTAGCCACCGAAGATTTCGTAGCGCAGCCCGTCATCGATGTCAGCCCTCCTAAATGGCACTTGGCGCATACTACTTGGTTTTTTGAAGCTTTTTTGCTTTGCCAATACCTACCCGGATACGAGGTTTTTCACCCTCGTTATGCCTATTTGTTCAATAGCTATTACGATGGGATGGGCAGCCGTGTGTTGCGCCCACAGCGAGGCAATATGACCCGTCCTACAATTGACGAAATTCGCCATTACCGCCAGCACGTTGACACCCACATGCCGCAGCTCTTGGCTCAGCTGCCGGAGGCGCTGATACCTGTAGTGCAGATTGGCCTACAACACGAACAACAGCACCAAGAACTATTGCTCACAGATTTGAAATACATCTTGGGGCACAATCCGCTTTTTCCGGCTTACCGAGAAGACTTTGAAGAAACTCCTGCTGTAGCCCAAGCCGACAGCGCTTGGCTAGAAATGCCCGAAGGTCTGTACGAAATTGGGCATCAAGGAGCAGGTTTTGCCTTTGATAATGAGCTGCCCCGCCACAAGGTTTTTTTGCAAAATTACTGTATTGCCCAAACCCTCGTAACCAATGCCGAATATTTGGCCTTTGTAGAGGATGGAGGGTATAAACGATACGAGTTTTGGCACAGCGATGCGAAAGCTTGGCTACAAGAAACGGACATCCAAAGCCCTATGTATTGGCACCAACTCGATGGGCAGTGGTATCGTTATGCGCTCAAAGGTTTGGAACCTTTACCCTTGGCAGCACCCGTAACACATTTGAGCTTTTATGAGGCCTTTGCCTACGCCGAGTGGAAGGGGCTGCGCCTGCCGACGGAGTTTGAATGGGAGGCCGCCGCTCCACAGCTAGCCCAAACAGGGCTGCGTTGGGAACATACCTACAGCGCTTACTTACCTTACCCCGGCTACCAAAAGCCTCAAGGCGCGCTAGGCGAATACAACGGCAAGTTTATGGTCAATCAGATGGTCTTGCGTGGCAGCTCTATCGCTACTCCTCCGGGGCATAGCCGCCGGAGCTATCGTAATTTTTTCCACCCACACTTACAGTGGCAGTTCAACGGCTTGCGTCTCTGTCAACGGCAATATTGA
- a CDS encoding L-histidine N(alpha)-methyltransferase, translating into MKHTPSSLTHNNSVAEAVLEGLQRQPKALPSWLFYDARGDHIFQDIMRMPEYYLTDCEYELFQTHKQVLLSRFSAGVDAFRIVELGAGDGLKTEVLLQHFVSQKAALSYTPVDISGAVLAQLKTRLQASVPQLDIQALQADFLQSLTMLETPPDTRQVILFLGANIGNFSLPKAATFLQRIRQQMGAKDLLMVGFDLKKDPRLIQLAYDDPHGITRSFNLNLLVRLNGELGANFQLDKFSHYPCYDPVSGAAKSYLVSQRPQTVQIEALDRSFSFAQWELIHTEISQKYDLPMIEALAENAQLEIQEVFYDCKHYFCNVIFAGKSSA; encoded by the coding sequence ATGAAACATACCCCCTCAAGCCTTACCCACAACAACTCTGTAGCCGAGGCCGTACTCGAAGGCCTACAGCGACAACCCAAGGCCTTGCCTAGCTGGCTCTTTTATGATGCCAGAGGCGACCACATTTTCCAAGATATCATGCGGATGCCCGAATATTACCTCACAGACTGTGAGTATGAGCTTTTCCAAACCCACAAACAGGTGCTCTTATCGCGTTTTTCGGCAGGAGTCGATGCCTTCAGAATAGTAGAGCTGGGCGCAGGCGATGGGCTCAAAACCGAGGTACTCTTGCAGCATTTCGTCAGCCAAAAGGCCGCACTCAGTTACACCCCCGTCGATATTTCGGGAGCGGTATTGGCTCAACTCAAGACACGCCTCCAAGCCAGTGTTCCCCAACTTGACATCCAAGCCTTACAAGCCGATTTCTTACAATCGCTTACAATGCTCGAAACACCTCCTGATACACGGCAGGTGATTTTGTTTTTGGGGGCTAATATCGGAAACTTCAGCCTCCCCAAGGCGGCTACATTTTTGCAACGTATCCGCCAGCAAATGGGTGCTAAGGACTTGTTGATGGTTGGTTTTGACCTCAAAAAAGACCCCCGGCTGATACAGCTGGCCTATGATGACCCCCACGGCATCACACGCAGCTTTAACCTCAACCTACTTGTACGCCTCAATGGAGAACTAGGGGCTAATTTTCAGCTCGACAAATTCAGTCATTACCCCTGCTATGACCCAGTCAGTGGTGCAGCCAAAAGCTACCTTGTCAGCCAACGCCCACAAACAGTACAAATAGAAGCGCTAGACCGCAGCTTTAGCTTCGCACAATGGGAACTGATACACACTGAGATTTCGCAGAAATATGACCTTCCAATGATTGAAGCCTTGGCCGAAAACGCCCAGCTTGAGATTCAGGAAGTGTTCTATGATTGTAAACACTATTTCTGCAATGTGATTTTTGCCGGAAAGTCTAGCGCATAA
- a CDS encoding EamA family transporter has protein sequence MKTTHSLAAIAAYVIWGFLSIPLKLLSSYPSGLILYFRVAAATLLLALVAGLFRRKASVRVWHEWRTLPTRERRRLLWVNVLCGLFLATNWLIFIYVINHINIQTGSFAYLICPILTALLGNRLLGEHLRQNQWVSIVLGGLSCVILATGALTNLLFSLLIAASYAFYLIIQRQSTVKDKMVLLTLQLTVAFVVLAPFYALFSGGTAVAAIGYDFWLLVILISAFFTVLPLFLSLFALQSLTSGTMGILMYINPIVNFLVAFIYFREQSSWQQLVAYAMIGVAVLLYNLPERRVRQYA, from the coding sequence TTGAAAACAACACATAGCCTGGCCGCCATCGCTGCCTACGTGATATGGGGCTTTTTGTCGATTCCGCTCAAGCTCCTGAGCAGCTACCCCAGCGGGTTGATTCTATACTTTCGGGTAGCCGCCGCCACCTTATTGTTGGCATTGGTTGCAGGGCTTTTCAGGCGCAAGGCCAGTGTGCGTGTGTGGCACGAATGGCGCACCTTACCCACACGAGAGCGCAGGCGCTTGCTTTGGGTCAATGTGTTGTGTGGCTTGTTTCTGGCAACTAACTGGCTGATATTCATATATGTTATCAATCATATCAATATTCAGACAGGCTCTTTTGCGTATTTGATTTGCCCCATCTTAACTGCCCTGTTGGGCAACCGCCTGCTGGGGGAACATCTACGCCAAAACCAATGGGTGTCCATTGTGCTGGGTGGGCTGAGCTGTGTGATATTGGCCACTGGCGCACTGACCAACCTACTGTTTAGTTTGTTGATTGCCGCTTCGTATGCCTTTTACCTCATCATCCAACGACAAAGTACAGTCAAAGACAAAATGGTACTGCTGACCCTCCAACTCACAGTAGCTTTTGTGGTCTTGGCTCCATTTTATGCTTTGTTTAGTGGGGGGACAGCAGTCGCGGCTATTGGTTATGACTTTTGGCTTTTGGTCATTCTTATCAGTGCCTTTTTCACAGTTTTGCCTTTGTTTTTGAGTCTTTTTGCCCTCCAATCCTTGACTTCTGGTACGATGGGTATCCTGATGTACATCAACCCTATAGTCAACTTTTTGGTTGCCTTTATTTATTTCCGCGAGCAAAGCAGCTGGCAGCAATTAGTAGCCTATGCGATGATTGGAGTAGCCGTATTGCTCTACAACCTTCCAGAGCGACGTGTTCGGCAATACGCATAG
- a CDS encoding tetratricopeptide repeat protein has protein sequence MFFLSPRFLRLSYLFLGCGLCWVFWGLPIQAQDLKRAHLLKDTLSISKALEAADKLQFVNPGQALRQAQEGLEAARVLQWKAGQVQGYKIVGRMHRTQGDYSAAIKAYYQALKALGEGSPDAYQEAAILNNIGVIYRLNDNIDKALSHHFQALEIIRKHNDPSMQAYVLNSIGDVYMQSQQYDKARLYHQEALDSSLANNYRIGLAPSINNLGRAYMALSQYREAEQYFQKALLLYREDSIQVGEVVALLNLARLHEKINDPVGVLRYAHQALELGQQVKSKERIAEALEILVRYAGTLGNYEQAFRYQQLYQQYRDSLQDREKSLQIGRLEGQFELDKKEKENELLRREAILQQQQLATQQLFLVFAIFVVLVVSAMFYALYQKNKLVREVNYELQQKNEEITTQSQQLSQTNEQLMDAFQTLERQQDNIRASLNYASRIQRAMLPTAQELNTILTEYFVIFKPKDIVSGDFYWIASPEPKPIYRQEVTSRGVTQVLQGFDTPKTFIAVIDCTGHGVPGAFMSMIANDLLNQLILEHKMTEPQAILAEMDKRVVQVLKQGNSDNRDGMDMGLCMLDYEQQTLTYAGAHNTLLRFKDGEMYFHKGAKCSVGGLQMSKVFHQEQIPLEPGTMLYLFSDGIQDQFGGPEGRKFTPRRLRELLERIHKLDAAEQQRELAKTILNWQGNEEQTDDMLLLGLRIKPKVAEV, from the coding sequence ATGTTTTTTTTATCACCACGGTTCTTGAGGCTTTCTTATTTGTTTTTGGGATGCGGCCTTTGTTGGGTATTTTGGGGTTTGCCAATACAAGCCCAAGACCTAAAAAGGGCACATTTATTAAAAGACACCCTATCTATCAGTAAGGCGCTTGAAGCGGCGGATAAGCTACAGTTTGTCAATCCCGGCCAAGCATTGCGCCAAGCCCAAGAAGGGCTAGAGGCAGCGCGTGTATTGCAGTGGAAAGCTGGTCAGGTACAAGGATATAAAATTGTAGGCCGTATGCACCGCACCCAAGGCGATTATAGCGCAGCGATTAAGGCATATTATCAGGCACTCAAAGCCTTGGGTGAAGGTAGCCCTGATGCGTACCAAGAGGCCGCCATCCTCAATAACATTGGGGTAATCTACCGGCTCAACGACAATATAGACAAAGCTCTGAGCCATCATTTTCAGGCCCTCGAAATCATCCGCAAACACAACGACCCTTCTATGCAAGCGTATGTGCTCAACAGCATTGGGGATGTGTATATGCAAAGCCAACAATATGACAAAGCCCGGCTCTATCATCAGGAAGCCCTTGATAGCAGCCTTGCCAACAACTACCGCATCGGCCTAGCGCCCTCTATCAATAATCTTGGACGGGCATATATGGCCTTGTCTCAATACCGTGAAGCAGAGCAATATTTCCAAAAAGCATTGTTGCTTTATCGAGAAGACTCTATACAGGTAGGCGAGGTAGTTGCCTTACTCAATTTGGCACGCCTTCACGAAAAAATCAACGACCCCGTAGGCGTATTGCGGTATGCGCACCAAGCGCTGGAGCTGGGGCAACAGGTCAAGAGCAAGGAACGCATTGCAGAGGCGCTCGAAATATTGGTGCGTTATGCTGGCACGTTGGGAAACTATGAGCAGGCTTTTCGTTATCAGCAGCTTTACCAACAGTATCGCGATAGTCTCCAAGATCGTGAAAAATCCTTGCAAATAGGCCGGCTTGAAGGGCAGTTTGAGCTTGATAAAAAAGAAAAAGAAAACGAATTGCTACGCCGCGAGGCCATTCTCCAACAACAACAACTGGCCACACAGCAGTTGTTTTTGGTGTTTGCCATTTTTGTCGTGTTGGTGGTCTCGGCGATGTTTTATGCCCTATATCAGAAAAATAAGCTGGTTCGAGAGGTCAACTACGAGTTACAACAAAAAAACGAAGAAATCACCACCCAAAGCCAACAACTCTCCCAAACGAATGAGCAGCTTATGGATGCATTTCAAACACTTGAAAGACAGCAAGATAATATCAGGGCAAGCCTCAATTATGCCAGCCGTATTCAGCGGGCGATGCTGCCTACAGCACAAGAACTGAACACTATCTTGACCGAATATTTTGTGATTTTCAAGCCCAAAGATATTGTTTCCGGTGATTTCTATTGGATAGCTTCTCCAGAACCCAAGCCAATTTATCGCCAAGAAGTTACGAGCAGAGGGGTTACACAAGTATTGCAGGGCTTTGATACGCCCAAAACTTTTATTGCGGTCATTGACTGTACCGGCCACGGTGTACCGGGGGCTTTTATGAGTATGATTGCCAATGACTTACTCAATCAGCTGATTTTAGAACATAAGATGACCGAGCCGCAGGCTATCTTGGCCGAAATGGACAAGCGCGTCGTACAGGTACTCAAGCAGGGCAATAGTGATAATAGGGATGGGATGGATATGGGACTTTGTATGCTCGACTATGAGCAACAGACCTTGACCTATGCCGGCGCACACAATACGCTCTTGCGCTTCAAAGATGGAGAGATGTATTTCCACAAGGGAGCCAAATGTTCTGTAGGCGGGTTACAGATGAGCAAGGTTTTTCACCAAGAGCAAATCCCTCTGGAGCCGGGCACAATGCTTTACCTTTTTTCGGATGGCATCCAAGACCAATTCGGAGGCCCCGAAGGGCGCAAGTTTACACCACGTCGTCTGCGCGAGCTCTTAGAACGCATACATAAACTCGATGCTGCCGAACAACAACGCGAGCTTGCCAAAACAATCCTGAATTGGCAAGGTAATGAAGAACAGACTGATGATATGCTGCTTTTAGGTTTGCGTATCAAGCCAAAAGTAGCAGAAGTCTAA
- a CDS encoding OmpA family protein: MPYRSDTLYESAVRTRKAYAHPRATLEEMRAYALEVAFSEEEWDEVIRIFQNHWQKGDSFLKNNNWDDAIAALEKAYPLEPMHEGLLFDLAEAYAQKWVARRRRRFKQKAIFYAQACLEANPANRKAARIITQLKTAPKRYQQWFTARRRKLIFRRTIQLLGLGLLFWGGYRFANSELPWAILKQFESKDEAPENLSASLYKAVYFDEGSIELNAEAITLLNLWVSYLKADKYKKGQISGHSDNYGTPAVNMQVSTLRAKRVYDYLVQQGIEPHRLHYKGYGDSQPAYPNDSPTNRALNRRVQFVLRAFE; encoded by the coding sequence ATGCCTTATCGCTCCGATACCCTTTACGAAAGCGCCGTGCGTACGCGAAAAGCCTATGCACACCCCCGCGCTACTTTAGAAGAAATGCGTGCTTATGCACTAGAGGTAGCTTTTAGTGAAGAAGAGTGGGACGAAGTCATCCGCATTTTCCAAAATCATTGGCAAAAAGGGGATAGTTTTCTCAAAAACAATAACTGGGACGATGCCATCGCTGCCCTCGAAAAAGCCTACCCGCTAGAACCTATGCACGAGGGGCTACTTTTTGATTTGGCCGAAGCATATGCTCAAAAATGGGTAGCACGCCGCCGCCGCCGATTCAAGCAAAAGGCTATTTTTTATGCCCAAGCCTGCCTCGAAGCCAACCCCGCCAATCGCAAAGCGGCCCGTATTATCACCCAGCTCAAGACAGCCCCCAAGCGATACCAGCAGTGGTTTACCGCCCGTCGGCGCAAACTGATTTTCCGCCGCACCATACAGCTCCTAGGACTAGGCCTATTGTTTTGGGGCGGATACCGGTTTGCCAATAGTGAGCTACCTTGGGCAATTCTCAAACAGTTTGAATCCAAAGATGAAGCCCCAGAAAACCTCTCGGCCAGCCTCTACAAAGCGGTATACTTCGACGAAGGGAGCATCGAGCTGAATGCCGAAGCCATTACACTACTAAACCTATGGGTGAGCTATCTGAAGGCCGATAAGTACAAAAAAGGCCAAATCTCGGGCCATAGCGACAACTATGGTACGCCGGCAGTCAATATGCAAGTATCTACCCTACGTGCAAAGCGGGTGTATGATTACCTCGTCCAGCAAGGAATAGAGCCACACCGGCTTCATTACAAGGGCTATGGCGACAGCCAACCGGCCTATCCCAACGACAGCCCGACCAATAGGGCACTCAACCGAAGGGTGCAGTTTGTCTTGAGGGCTTTTGAATAA